A section of the Delphinus delphis chromosome 1, mDelDel1.2, whole genome shotgun sequence genome encodes:
- the LDLRAD1 gene encoding low-density lipoprotein receptor class A domain-containing protein 1 — translation MNKIFPQGDGNAAAAGSKALPRRQADRSPFCCSCRGACLSAFLMLLLATLAALIALVAILGPPPRTPGAQPCVTQMNRTGFLCHDRRSCIPASRVCDGVHTCAHGEDEEEALCRDTPQSFPGFLVAHCGDPASWIYSDQKCDGINNCGDCSDELSPVTVCPPCGPGWWRCPSTVFKYCSCIPRSLCRDHVQHCSDWSDEYSCPGP, via the exons GGGGATGGCAATGCTGCTGCCGCTGGAAGCAAAGCCCTCCCCAGAAGGCAAG CAGACCGGAGCCCTTTCTGCTGCTCGTGCCGAGGGGCCTGCCTCTCAGCCTTCCTGATGCTCCTGCTGGCAACTCTTGCAGCCCTGATTGCCCTGGTCGCCATCCTTGGACCCCCACCTCGCACGCCAG GGGCCCAGCCCTGTGTGACACAGATGAACAGGACGGGCTTCCTATGCCACGACCGGAGGAGCTGCATCCCAGCCAGCAGGGTCTGTGATGGCGTCCACACCTGTGCCCACGGCGAGGACGAGGAGGAGGCCTTGTGCC GAGACACGCCCCAGAGCTTCCCGGGCTTCCTCGTGGCTCACTGCGGAGACCCTGCTTCCTGGATCTACTCAGACCAAAAGTGTGATGGGATCAACAACTGTGGGGACTGCTCAGATGAACTGAGCCCAG TGACTGTGTGCCCGCCCTGTGGCCCTGGCTGGTGGCGCTGTCCCTCGACCGTCTTCAAATATTGCAGCTGTATCCCCAGGAGCCTCTGCCGTGATCACGTGCAGCACTGCTCTGACTGGTCTGATGAGTACTCCTGTCCTGGACCCTGA